tttaaaaatttacttgtttTTACTGAATTTAGGAGAAAAtggctaaaaataaaaaattgtttattcaaatttttttattaaagccatattttttattcagaacATTAAATGCAACCAGATTTACAAATTCTTTGGAGAacgacttttttaattatttagaagaCATCTCTCTGCAGCAATGGATTGAAGTGTGATTCGAGCTTGATGGCTTTAGCTCATTACGGCAGAACTACGCTTGGTTGGACACAAATTATCCACGACGGTGAAATATCTGGACATGGAGGAATAATATCTTTCTTCTAGAACATTATTGGAATTTTTGGGGGTAAAAATTATGGCTTTAGAAAGAAAATTCAGGCAAAATAGTTTTTTGCTgttttcatttctttaaacaaaacaaaaacaagCAAATCtctaagatataattttttcagtttatcGATTTCTCCTACACGTTTCCGAAGTtctgacatttattttagGATATTCATATtcatattcatataaatacaatCTACGTCGAAATATATGTACGGCTTTGCGCACTTGAGTGCATCGAATTTGGAATTATATTCGAAACTGTGATAttgtaatatgttttatttgtggacacaaaaattaatatcatttttggaaaagatatatttgaaaaataaatatattatatatataaaagttacaagaaaacaaatatgtaaaagtaaaataattaaaaattctattatacaaaacaaatatttgtcaaagtaaaaataatatttatatataatacttagaaTCTTTGCAGCATTTTAAGTACATTTTAGGTGCTTCATGTAAGCGGGCAAATCGATATAATATGTCAAGAGTTTAGAAATATCTCTAAAAACGCTTTTCCCTATCGATCTTCTGTATTTACATTAGGAACGCTCATCGAAAGGCACAACAAAGTCTATGCATTTTCCGAGAACATCGAGAAACTCTTCTCCTTTATTGCTTTAATGCAAGTTGTTTGGAAAACTTTAGTTATTTGCTGCCTaggatttattattataattgtaagtaTTACCGTAAGTgcattataatcaatattacatgttatatatttctttttactgtGCATTGAAATAGTCCATCCATAATGAATCCGATGTCTTCGTGTTTATGAAAGCTATTTTGGCTTATTTTGCTGTAATGATAGAAACGTTTATTGTTTGCTTTGCTGGAGAATATCTTAGTCTTAAGGTCAGTATGTACAATACTATGAGCAGTATTATTGGaggaaattaaagaaatgtacactttacataatattatataataaatattatataatattatataaaagtgtgcattttgtgttattatataataaacatctttttattttaactttttgataagactaaaatataatatatagattagaaaaaaggtctttttttaaataaaaaaattgtttggattgagagaaaaaaatactacctccatcatttttgaagtaatttacattatttttagagTAAATCGATCGCTGATGCAGCATATGAATCATTGTGGTACGATATGCCGCCAAATCAgggtaaaattatatcatttatgaTAATGAGATCTCAAAGGCGACTGTCGATCACCGCAGGGAAAATGATGGATATGTCATTCGAAGCTTTAACAAATGTAATCTTTCGTaatctttttgataaataattaataaatgaaaagtttatcttacaattaattttagcaTTTGTTATGCGATACGTATTCTTTATGAATAAacatagattaaaattaattttttaatttttatgtatgtttaGATCATGAAGGCATCGGCATCATATGTGTCTGTCTTGCATGCGATGTATTGATATCAACAGAGAAATCCAATAGTTATAGTTTAAAAAGATCTTAGAaactgttaattattttaaaaaatattatactattgttaataaattaataattgttacttgaatttttatatttgaagtaACTTTTGAGACATGCAGATTacgcaatttaaaataatatttagtaaaaataatattttaatgtgacTATTTACGTTGTTTATTTGTTGTATACTTAAGCCTattcttatacatatagttTTACATTGAATTCATCTGCCATTGAAACTTTATTGAACAATTagcagttatattttattgcagttAATTTGATTTCTATAATACGTTCCACTAATTTAAGTCTTTTTGTTTCGAAACTGTCCGTTGCAGTTCATAGCCTGGTTATATCATTTTGGTGCAATTACAGAACATTCAGACGGATAATAAACCTATTCCGAATTACTGTGAGGCTATGCAGCACGTAACTgggattgattgattgatgtTCGAGTGGAGATATAGCATATCGATTGTTTGAGAATCGCTAGGTAATTTCAACGTATTATGCAGATTAACTCATATGAACGTTCGATACCGATCTTCGTACACTCGTGTACCAAGTGTTGTTAACGTAATTCCGAGTTGCCTATTCACACGTCTTCTGACAATGAGTTTCGAGTTGCGGAATGGTAACTGTGAATATCGCAAGTCTACACTCAAACTGGAATGAAAAATATACTGTTTGACAGTAAGCCAAACAAatgttctattattataaagtgcggtataattttgttgcataTTATATCGATACTGAAATGTGTCTGACCAATTTACGTAAGTCCTAAATAACGATGAGTTTTACAAAGTTTAGACGATGGAGAAGAATTGGCACAAGGGCAGTACAGATGGATTTACGCTTGTTAATCCAATACTAATACGTCACGTTTTTGCTCCTCTGCTACGTTGAACTTCAATATGTCATTCGCAATATTGTACTTGATATACGGTTCCTAAATAAACTTGATGGAAAAATACAATAACACATCATGACGGCTTCCTATTAAACtagaaattttctttgaaatcgatatctttaaaatttacacgctaaaaatagaaaaatacttttacatatGTAGTAATGATAAATGTAGTttagtttttagttttatattaattaaaattacttttaatagaaataaaaataattttgattttgtttgTATTGTGCAACAAagatattattcaaaaagtaatacacatttttaaaatatatatccttTGAGCATTTCTATCGTTAAATTCTTGCCACTCTGCGCATCGTGTTTCTTCCCTCTATTTTTCCCTTTCAGTTTTCTCAGGTTCCTTTGTCAATTTCAATTGTTTCTTCTTGATATTATAGGCAATACGACTATTATAGACATATATATAAGCATATGTTCGAAGAAAGGtctacatttttaaagaaaattgtttgcTACCTCGTGCAAAGAAAAGCCTGTTGATCATTTTTTGTCCTCCGAAGTTACAATCTTTGAACAGCCAATGTGCTTGAGTTCAACGTGTAATTACGGTTGATCGATGGCAGTTCCCGCTTTCGTCGTTCCCTCTGTGATTGGTCAGTTTCCTCATCATCATCACGCAACCTACAATAGATTAATAATCGTACAAGTATCACGCATAACACGTGTCGTTTGCTTGTAACAGTGACggacgattaaaaaaaacaagttgttgtgaaaattatcataatcTCACGATTATAATGCGCATAACAATgagttttttcaaattaaaatagatctCCAATTTATCGATATGTACTAAACAGCTCGAGCACACATTTAATGGTAATTTATGTCAATCTACGGTGACGATGctttatgataaacatttcaaTGTTTATCAGCGCCTCAGCTGATATCTCTGCGTTCTCAGAGGTCTCATTCGATACTCCGTAAAGGATATGAATTCTCGCGGGACTAAATTCGATCTTCCTTTCGAAATGGAATTACTTAGTTAATAAATCCCTATCTTTGAGATTATGACAGTAACCTAGTTTCACTACGAATTGTCTTTCTCATCTTTTATTTGCGAGTTTCAATTAATATCTTCTCGTGAGACGtgtcacatttattttattagaatctGGTAGATTTAACCAGAACGTTTGTTTAAAAACGGATAAATTAGAAATCTTGTtagaaattattgtattatagtAAAGTCAATCCAACGTTCTAGATGCGTTATAAAATCTCgaatagtattatatataataatcgaAAATGCTTGGGTTTACTAAATGCACTCAAACATAtatgttttgttaatatattcaaaCATTGTTTTCAGTGCAAGTAATTTTACGAATATTTTACGAACTTTATATGTGTTGCTATATCTGTATGAAAACTTTTTCgggaaaaaagatatatttcttGCTTTTGAAGTTCAAGAGTAAATCGATTGCATGCGCCGTCTACAAGTCCGTACAATATGACACCCAGCCAGTGTCGAACTCTTCTCCTTGTGACTGTGAGGTCGCAAGAGAGATTGACGATCACGGTCTGAAAAATGATGGATCTTTCTCTGGAGGAATTCACCAGCGTAAGATCCGTTCTCATACATACAAAATGTTGCTCATGGATATTAAGCGCGTCTCGAGTGAATATCAAAGCAGACTgtgcaaacaatttataatgcaAACGGCCTTCGTAACTATGCATCCTATATAAtacttacaataaaaattgtttttcagtATAGAGGCCATAAAAACTTCTGCATCGTTCTACCATATCGATGTTGCATGTGATGTATTATGAAATCGTCGATACACGTATTGATACCAACTATATTTGTTTGCCCAATTGATGAAACTGATCGTAGAAAGATATAAGGAATCGCGTGCAAAGATTGGTCTCTAAAacataataatcaattataattagaatCATCAGATAATCGTCAGCGCATCACGTATGCTCTTATTCCACACTGGAAAAACAAGTCCGTAGTGATTTCtttagttcaagtatttatatttacaatattgttctcgtataatttaaaattatctaaataaaggtaacataaaaactattttttatctagAATAATTGTCTAGACAACTTATAGCTAATAGAAAACGCTGTATATTTACTACTAATTAaaccaactaaattaaatttagtcaAGTAATAAGTAATTccttgattttttaaagaagcaTGGGAACAATGATTCAgtattatacttttgtttaaataacaatcTGCGACTTAGATCTTCTCACAATTCtcttttctttgctttcgtgcTTCCCGGGTCTTTCAATGTGTCTGACATTGTACATATGCTCAACggatctttcaattttttttattaagcgaATAACTTACGTCCCTCTTTTCGTTCAATAGACGTCTCGAATTACGCTCTTTCTTCTCTATAACCCgtaattatgaaaatgtaaCGTACGGTTCTTTTTTTGCCGTTGCATTAAGCATGACAAGAACACGCACAATTACGATTGATTGATAACGATCGACGAAGGGGCAATGCATTGTTGCTTTGCATCGCCATCGGAGGTATAGCTCCGTCGAAGCTCAACAACGTACGCTTAATTTCTGAGTAGCGTCGCTCGCACGGTAATCGTTTTGCTTTTGACGAGAAACGTCGCCGGTGCGTGATCTGATCCCATGCGAGATAATGCGCGCAACTACCATCAGCACTTCCGTCGAGATCGGCCTTCGCTTCGTCGGAATCTGGCCGGGTTTGCCGTACGGAACCATCACTTGGTTTGCGTACATGATAAGCTTGGTGGTCGCGCTATACTTTCAGTACGCGTACATCTTCGGCCATTTCGACGTCTACAACATCGCGAATCTCATGGACGCGCTTAGTATCACGTTGTCTTACAGCCTCGGTTTTATGAAGCTGATCTCCCTCTGGTCGAATCGCAGGTAGGAACAGTTTACCTCCAATGTAACCGACAACAGGAACGACCCCGAcgtttttatgcaaaatacgCGAGCGATTTTCTACAggatattttatgatatactGCTAGCGATGGAAGAAGATTGGAACAGCGTAGATATCTGCGACAAACGGGTGTCGTGTATTATGGCGAGTAATGCCGACCTGTCGCGTCGTTGCTCGAACGTGTTAATCAGCATTAACGCTTCGGCCGCAATTAGCTACTCCCTGTCCACTCTTCTGCGTCGCTCGGCCGACTTTAAGGATGATCGAAATGTTAGTTCGAGAATGCTAcctataaaaatggaatttccCTTCGAAGTTGACGCGTCTCCTCTCTTCGAGCTTTTAGCGGTCGGTCAGGTTCTTCATGTAGTGTCGATCGCCGCTTTAGTCGCTATGATGAATTGCCTGATCATCACGCTGGTGAGTTCCACCGATCATATGAATGACACATGgcttttttaagatttattagcTTTGCTTTTCGTTTGCGATACAAACCCATCTGCGTGCGTTAAACAAAACTAAATGATTTGCGTCTCCTTctaattctgttttttttttttttgggtACTTTCGAAAAGAATTTTCGCTTATAACGAATCGCGGAAGTTCCTTTTGTGGAATCTAATTAACAGTCACGTTTAGGTGCTTCACACGAGCGGACAGATCGATATTCTTCGTCGAGAGctgctaaaaatttgtggCAACGGAACTTCGCAGTGCGATTCAATTGTCGCAAGTGTCAGGCTTCTGATTGTCCGCCACCAAAGAATAATAACGCTTTCGGACAATATCGAGGGGCTCTATTCCGCTATCGCGCTGATGCAGTTCCTGTCGAATACCATTGTCATCTGCTGCATTGGCTTCACCATCATAGGCGTAAGTCGCatcgttaattaataaaataattatagtattattttgtaattttacactAAACCTATTATACTAAACGCCTTTCGGGTTCTCTGCCGTCTTCTTGTAGTCTATTGGTAGTGGAACTGTGGTGATGTTGAAATCCGTTATTTTTTACGTCGCCGTAACGTTGGAAGCCTTTATCTTTTGTTTCGCTGGAGAATACCTCAGCGCCAAGGTTCGcacaatatttcattttatactCGCAATATTCTATTTCATTCTTCGAAGTCATTggcaatcaattttcaaactttttgcTTCTGCGGAACAATTTACCGAGTTTTTTTGGTCAGTTTAATATCTATATCTATGTACTtcacaatttttgttatttttaaatgtttgtaaacTTTCAGATCGGATCTGAAAccaaattcaaataaattgataagCTTTTTCTTTAAGTTTGTACGCtgttattttgtttgtttttttttttcagagcaAATCGATCGGCGATGCGGTCTACGAGGCTCTCTGGTACAACGTGACACCTGCCGAGTGTCGAATTCTATTATTTGTGATATTAAGATCGCAGAAGAGACTGACGATCACTGCTGGAAACATTATGGATCTTAGTCTAGAAGGATTTACGAGCGTAAGAAACTTACTTTAcgaatataataagataaaacgtcaaaatgtttaatgttCCTTAAGACAAAGTAGAAAATGATACGCGATctattacgttttatttttgcgTTTCATTTCGGCTAGGTGATGAAAGCGTCAGCTTCGTATATGTCGGTACTGCACGCGATGTATTAAAGCGAGGCTGTTGGACAATTACTTGTGCCAAGCACATCTATTGTGCTTACAGGCGCGGCATATTAGATAGTAGCAAGTGtaatattacgtataaaatGAAAGGCGTTTGAAATATATGGAAAGGagagtataatttataataaaatatagaaataaataaataaaaataatatttcaaatagagAGAGAACATAATAAAGCATTTTAGAGCaacttttaattctaaaatatgtaaatggcatttctattattacttattttttttatttttgattattcaCATTCTTACTTCGTATTGATGATACAATACAAAGTAAGAATGTGAATAAtcggaaatataaaaaataagtaataatggAAATaccatttacatattttagtaTGTTAAGGTTCAAGTTTCGTTGAATAATTTTGATCATTTATGATtccagaaattataaataatctaaatttttataaagcacaACTTTGCGTACAAAGACTCCAGTGTCGTCTTTTTTTCATATCGTTCGGTCAGTCATCCATGTAGCTTACTCGCTTGTAGTAACAACAGTTATGTTTGCTGcgaataattactttttcccCTTCGATACGGACGTACCAATTTAATTTTCCTCGTCGTGCCGCTTGCGGTCATTTTCCACATTTTACCGTTTTAAAGCGCCTCGATCTAACCGGCCATTATTCTGTATGATCTCCCGAGAGAGAGCCTCGCGTACAGTTCCTGAATTTTTAAGGTTCGAGGTAATCCCAGAGACAATGCAACTCTCTTTTTGCTATCTCCGctcgttatatttttttcctcgttATCTATACCCGCACTTATCTTACCTGACTGCTGCAAATGGCCTTATCCGGCAATTCTTCAATCGCCACGGAATATCTTGTTGGTATTTCCTATTGGTTCACGTCAAAGACGAGGTGGGGGATTAGGTGGTGAGCAGCGATACTCTCGTGTTCATCCGCGTTCATCTTCCCGTGTTCATCCATGTGTTCAACATCGCTACGCGAAGTACACAGTTGGATTTTCGACGCAATTTCGAAGTTTCACGGTGGTATCGATGTAAGGAGGCGTCTCGGTCGGAAATATCATTCGAAGGCAGTGCTCCGAAAATGGTCTCGAAGACCGATTCGATGATCCCCGATGGCACTGTCAGTCGCTCGATCGAGATCGGTCTCCGCGTGATCGGCGTTTGGCCCGACTCGTCCTACATGGTCCTTCGTCGCGCCTTCTGGATGATCACTCTGACGATGGCGCAGACCTTTCAGTATCGATATTTCCTCATACACGTCCGCACGGACGACTTGTCGCATCTGATGGATGGCCTCAGCACTACGATGTCCTATAGCCTTCTACTATTGAAACTTACAATATTCTGGATCAATCGACGGTGAGCTTCGTTTATCTATATCGAAATAGACGATATTAGACgtaatttttccatttttgcgTTTCTAAATCGAGTTTAGATTGGTCTGATATCTTTTGATATTAAGACaaagtgaaaaattaattctattcaAAAAC
This genomic stretch from Monomorium pharaonis isolate MP-MQ-018 chromosome 4, ASM1337386v2, whole genome shotgun sequence harbors:
- the LOC105831260 gene encoding LOW QUALITY PROTEIN: uncharacterized protein LOC105831260 (The sequence of the model RefSeq protein was modified relative to this genomic sequence to represent the inferred CDS: inserted 2 bases in 1 codon; substituted 1 base at 1 genomic stop codon), which codes for MIVKSTVSPALKIGLRLLGVWPGVAHSTVYWLIFMSSILVIQYFQYLYILEHFKISELSNLVDGLSLTLDYSLTFLKLASLWIHRRIFHKILAAMNDDWRECVNIDQHLSTMTVKASVSHFYSNAMLSFNGVAAVLYVLGDYVIRFIYSSKNYNNTLRQLPIKMLLPFETEKSPVFELLVITLFLHIILISFIVAVLNGLIFTLVLHVSGQIDIICQEFRNISKNAFPYRSSVFTLGTLIERHNKVYAFSENIEKLFSFIALMQVVWKTLVICCLGFIIIISIHNESDVFVFMKAILAYFAVMIETFIVCFAGEYLSLKSKSIADAAYESLWYDMPPNQGKIISFMIMRSQRRLSITAGKMMDMSFEALTNSKSIACAVYKSVQYDXPSQCRTLLLVTVRSQERLTITVXKMMDLSLEEFTSVRSVLIHTKCCSWILSASRVNIKADCANNLEQFTSNVTDNRNDPDVFMQNTRAIFYRIFYDILLAMEEDWNSVDICDKRVSCIMASNADLSRRCSNVLISINASAAISYSLSTLLRRSADFKDDRNVSSRMLPIKMEFPFEVDASPLFELLAVGQVLHVVSIAALVAMMNCLIITLVLHTSGQIDILRRELLKICGNGTSQCDSIVASVRLLIVRHQRIITLSDNIEGLYSAIALMQFLSNTIVICCIGFTIIGSIGSGTVVMLKSVIFYVAVTLEAFIFCFAGEYLSAKSKSIGDAVYEALWYNVTPAECRILLFVILRSQKRLTITAGNIMDLSLEGFTSVMKASASYMSVLHAMY